From Columba livia isolate bColLiv1 breed racing homer chromosome 5, bColLiv1.pat.W.v2, whole genome shotgun sequence, one genomic window encodes:
- the MADD gene encoding MAP kinase-activating death domain protein isoform X11, which translates to MVQKKKICPRLLDYLVIIGARQPSSDSVAQTPELLRRYPLEDHVDFPLPPDVVFFCQPEGCLSVRQKRMSFRDDTSFVFTLTDKDTGVIRYGICVNFYRSFQKRVPKEKGEGTGGHRAREGQKTSKSGDASAPQEEVGTESSESGSSLQAPSTESTPDVNRSPRTKRLAKGSHRSRNSTLTSLCILSHYPFFSTFRECLYTLKRLVDCCSERLLGKKLGIPRGVQRDTMWRIFTGSLLVEEKSSVLLHDLREIEAWIYRLLRSPMPVAGQKRVDVEVLPHELQPALTFALPDPSRFTLVDFPLHLPLELLGVDACLQVLTCILLEHKVVLQSRDYNALSMSVMAFVAMIYPLEYMFPVIPLLPTCMASAEQLLLAPTPYIIGVPASFFLYKLDFKMPDDVWLIDLDTNRVIVPTNAESLPALPEPEASELKKHLKQCLVSMTAITQKQLLTPDNKALASMSLNTQPILNLEKFHEGQEVPLLLGRPQNDLQSTPSTEFNPLIYGNDVDSVDVATRVAMVRFFNSPNVLQGFQMHTRTLRLFPRPVVAFQANSFLASRPKQTPFADKLSRTQAVEYFGEWSLNPTNYAFQRIHNNMFDPALIGDKPKWYAHQLQPIHYRVYDSNSQLAEALNVPVEKETDSDPTDDSSDSVDYDDSSSSYSSLGDFVSEMMKCDINGDTPNVDPLTHAALGDASEVEFDDFQEYSGDLDEQAMDSENSQENNQPRSSSSTTASSSPSTVIHGVNHLYVTQVSEQINDLTGPQESADSTEMEEKLVAGFSNLPSLSLQPSFPKISLDRRESDSAAGSMSSSEGAVRKREYDNPYFEPQYGFPTEDEDDEQEESYTPRFNQNLNGSRSQKLLRPNSLKLANDSDADSDSRASSPNSTVSNNSSEGFGGIMSFASSLYRNHSTSFSLSNLALPTKVGRDKNTPFPSLKVFGFNTIMEIITEAGPVSNEGNRRALVDQKSSVIKHSPTVKRESPSPQGRTSNSSENQQFLKEVVHNVLDGQGVGWLNMKRVRRLLESEQLRVFVLSKLNRTIQSEEDARQDVIQDVEISRKVYKGMLDLLKCTVLSLEQSYANAGLGGMASVFGLLEIAHTHYYNKEPEKRKRSPTDGSITPVGKDPASSPRVDPKPAMQLPVPQLMPKAPSPAGKGPREFDTRSLKEENFIASIGPEGVKHFDLGETDEKKSQISADSGLSLASGSQKSDFDSVPSGGPAVMVRSTSQDSEVSTVVSNSSGETLGADSDLSSNAGDGPSVENGGNLAGSRGTVSDSEIETNSATSSIFAKSHNLKQNVKDSKGVTLGRGPEDGNQRVYLYEGLLGRDKGSVWDQLEDAAMETFSMSKERSTLWDQMQFWEDAFLDAVMLEREGMGMDQGPQEMIDRYLSLGEHDRKRLEDDEDRLLATLLHNMIAYMLMIKVNKNDIRKKVRRLMGKSHIGLVHSQQINDILDKLANLNGRDLPVRPSGSRHIKKQTFVVHAGTDTTGDIFFMEVCDDCIVLRSNIGTVYERWWYEKLINMTYCPKTKVLCLWRRNGQETQLNKFYTKKCRELYYCVKDSMERAAARQQSIKPGPELGGEFPVQDMKTGEGGLLQVTLEGINLKFMHSQVFIELNHIKKCNTVRGVFVLEEFVPETKEVVSHKYKTPMAHEICYSVLCLFSYVAAIRGKEAENKSKPPRPVSS; encoded by the exons GCAGCCAAGTAGTGATAGTGTTGCTCAGACTCCTGAACTGCTGCGACGTTACCCTCTAGAAGACCATGTGGACTTCCCTCTGCCCCCTGATGTTGTGTTCTTCTGCCAGCCAGAAGGGTGCCTGAGTGTGCGGCAAAAACGTATGAGCTTCCGTGACGACACTTCCTTTGTCTTCACGCTCACGGACAAGGATACAGGTGTCATTCGCTATGGAATCTGTGTCAACTTCTACCGCTCCTTCCAGAAGCGAGTACccaaggagaagggagaaggcaCAGGGGGGCATCGAGCTCGGGAAGGACAGAAAACCTCCAAATCTGGGGATGCATCTGCACCCCAAGAGGAAGTGGGCACCGAGAGTTCGGAGAGCGGTTCTTCGCTGCAGGCTCCAAGTACAGAGTCAACCCCAGATGTGAACCGGTCACCGCGCACTAAACGTCTGGCCAAAGGCAGCCATCGCTCCCGGAACAGCACTCTGACTTCTCTGTGCATCCTTAGTCATTATCCCTTCTTTTCCACCTTTCGTGAATGTCTGTACACCCTCAAGAGACTTGTGGACTGCTGTAGTGAGAGATTGTTGGGCAAGAAGTTGGGGATTCCTCGTGGGGTGCAGAG GGATACAATGTGGCGGATTTTCACAGGCTCCCTCCTGGTGGAAGAAAAGTCTAGTGTGTTGCTACACGACCTGCGGGAGATCGAGGCCTGGATCTACCGGCTGCTCCGCTCGCCGATGCCTGTCGCTGGTCAGAAGAGGGTGGATGTGGAAGTCTTGCCACACGAGTTGCAGCCGGCTTTGACCTTTGCCCTTCCCGATCCATCCCGCTTCACCTTGGTGGATTTTCCACTACATCTGCCTTTGGAGTTGTTGGGAGTGGATGCTTGCCTACAGGTGCTGACCTGCATCCTTCTGGAGCACAAG GTTGTATTGCAGTCCCGAGATTATAATGCGCTCTCAATGTCTGTGATGGCCTTTGTGGCTATGATCTACCCGCTAGAGTACATGTTCCCAGTGATCCCTCTGCTTCCCACCTGCATGGCCTCTGCAGAACAG TTGCTTCTAGCCCCTACACCTTATATCATTGGTGTTCCAGCAAGTTTCTTCCTTTACaaactggattttaaaatgCCTGATGATGTATGGCTAATTGACCTGGATACCAATAGG GTGATTGTTCCCACAAATGCAGAATCTTTGCCAGCACTGCCAGAACCAGAAGCTTCAGAGCTGAAAAAGCATCTGAAACAG TGTCTGGTTAGCATGACTGCAATCACTCAGAAACAGCTGCTCACTCCTGACAACAAG GCACTGGCCAGCATGAGTCTGAATACTCAGCCCATTCTTAATCTAGAGAAGTTCCACGAGGGGCAGGAGGTGCCACTGCTGCTGGGAAGACCACAGAATGATTTGCAATCTACTCCCTCCACAGAATTCAACCCTCTGATCTATGGAAATGATGTGGACTCTGTGGATGTGGCTACAAG gGTTGCTATGGTGAGATTCTTCAACTCACCAAATGTTTTGCAAGGTTTCCAGATGCATACTCGCACTCTTCGTCTCTTCCCACGACCAGTGGTGGCCTTCCAGGCAAATTCTTTTCTTGCCTCTAGACCAAAGCAAACACCTTTTGCAGATAAGCTTTCCAGGACACAGGCAGTAGAATACTTTGGAGAATGGTCACTCAATCCTACTAACTATGCTTTCCAAAGAATTCATAACA ACATGTTTGACCCAGCCCTGATTGGTGACAAACCGAAGTGGTACGCTCACCAGCTGCAGCCCATCCACTATCGTGTTTATGATAGCAATTCTCAGCTGGCTGAAGCGCTGAATGTCCCagtagagaaagaaacagaCTCTGATCCCACTGATGACA GCAGTGACAGTGTCGACTATGATGACTCAAGTTCCTCATACTCCTCCCTTGGTGACTTTGTCAGTGAGATGATGAAATGTGACATTAATGGCGATACCCCAA ATGTTGACCCCCTGACTCACGCAGCCCTTGGTGATGCTAGTGAAGTGGAATTTGATGATTTTCAAGAATATTCAGGGGATCTGGATGAACAGGCCATGGACAGTGAAAACTCCCAAGAGAACAACCAGCCTCGTTCAAGTTCCAGTACTACAGCCAGTagcagccccagcactgtcATCCATGGCGTGAATCAT TTGTATGTAACGCAAGTTAGCGAACAGATCAATGATTTGACTGGTCCACAGGAGTCAGCAGATTcaacagaaatggaagagaagcTGGTTGCTGGATTTTCAAATCTCCCTTCCTTGTCACTGCAACCAAGCTTTCCCAAGATAAGCTTGGATCGTCGTGAGAGTGACAGCGCAGCTGGCAGCATGAGCTCCTCAGAAGGGGCGGTGAGGAAGCGAGAGTATGACAACCCGTACTTTGAGCCACAGTATGGCTTTCCTACggaggatgaagatgatgagCAGGAAGAGAGCTACACCCCAAGGTTTAACCAGAATCTCAACGGAAGCAG GTCTCAGAAGTTACTCCGTCCAAACAGTTTAAAACTGGCCAATGATTCTGATGCAGATTCAGATTCCAGGGCCAGCTCCCCGAACTCTACTGTGTCCAACAACAGCAGTGAAGGTTTTGGGGGCATCATGTCTTTTGCAA GCAGTTTGTACAGAAACCACAGCACAAGCTTCAGTCTGTCCAACTTAGCCCTACCAACCAAAGTTGGGAGAGACAAGAACACTCCCTTTCCCAGCCTGAAAG TATTTGGGTTTAATACTATAATGGAGATTATTACTGAAGCTGGCCCAGTAAGCAATGAAG GAAACAGACGAGCCCTGGTGGATCAAAAGTCTTCGGTCATTAAGCACAGCCCAACAGTGAAGAGAGAGTCTCCATCGCCTCAGGGACGAACTAGCAATTCCag TGAGAACCAGCAATTCCTGAAGGAGGTGGTACACAATGTTCTCGATGGGCAAGGTGTTGGCTGGTTGAACATGAAGAGAGTCCGACGTCTGCTGGAGAGTGAGCAGCTCCGTGTCTTTGTACTAAGCAAGCTGAATCGCACGATCCAGTCAGAAGAAGATGCTCGACAGGATGTCATACAGGATGTG GAGATCAGCCGCAAGGTTTATAAAGGTATGCTGGACTTGCTGAAGTGCACCGTGCTGAGCCTGGAGCAGTCATATGCAAATGCTGGCCTGGGAGGCATGGCCAGTGTTTTTGGCCTGCTAGAGATAGCACATACTCACTATTACAACAAAG aaccagagaaaagaaaacGAAGCCCAACGGATGGATCTATCACTCCAGTTGGCAAGGATCCTGCATCATCTCCAAGAGTGGACCCAAAACCTGCGATGCAGCTGCCTGTACCTCAGCTGATGCCAAAGGCACCGAGCCCTGCAGGCAAAGGACCAAGGGAGTTTGACACAAGGAgtctaaaggaagaaaattttattgCTTCCATTG gGCCAGAAGGTGTGAAACACTTTGATTTGGGAGAAACGGATgagaaaaaatcccaaatcagTGCAGACAGTGGCCTTAGTTTGGCCTCAGGTTCTCAG AAGAGTGATTTTGACTCTGTTCCCAGTGGAGGACCGGCAGTTATGGTCCGAAGTACAAGCCAGGATTCTGAAGTTAGCACAGTG GTTAGTAACAGTTCCGGAGAGACACTGGGAGCAGACAGTGACTTGAGTAGCAATGCCGGTGATGGACCGAGTGTGGAAAATGGTGGCAATTTGGCAGGATCCAGAGGCACTGTGTCAGACAGTGAAATTGAGACAAACTCTGCTACTAGCTCTATCTTT GCAAAGTCCCACAACCTGAAGCAGAATGTGAAGGACAGCAAAGGCGTTACCCTTGGGAGAGGTCCAGAGGATGGGAACCAACGTGTCTATCTCTATGAAGGACTGCTGG GTAGGGATAAAGGATCTGTCTGGGACCAGTTAGAGGATGCTGCAATGGAAACCTTCTCTATGA GCAAAGAGCGTTCAACTTTGTGGGACCAGATGCAGTTCTGGGAAGATGCTTTTTTGGATGCTGTGATGTTAGAGAGAGAAGGGATGGGGATGGACCAGGGACCTCAGGAGATGATTGACAG GTATCTTTCCCTGGGAGAACATGATCGAAAGCGTTTGGAGGATGATGAGGACCGCTTGTTGGCTACACTGCTGCATAATATGATTGCTTATATGCTTATGATAAAG GTGAACAAGAATGATATTAGGAAGAAGGTGCGTCGTCTGATGGGAAAATCACATATTGGATTGGTGCACAGCCAGCAAATAAATGATATTCTAGACAAGCTTGCCAATCTG aatGGACGGGACCTCCCTGTAAGACCCAGTGGCAGTCGCCACATCAAGAAGCAGACTTTTGTGGTACACGCTGGGACAGACACAACAGGAGACATATTTTTCATGGAG GTATGTGATGATTGCATTGTGCTGAGAAGCAACATTGGAACTGTGTATGAACGTTGGTGGTATGAGAAACTCATCAACATGACGTACTGTCCCAAAACAAAAGTGCTGTGCCTGTGGCGGAGGAATGGTCAGGAGACACAACTGAACAAATTCTACACAAAGAAG TGTCGGGAATTATACTACTGTGTGAAAGACAGTATGGAGCGAGCAGCAGCAAGGCAGCAAAGCATTAAACCAG
- the MADD gene encoding MAP kinase-activating death domain protein isoform X25 — protein sequence MVQKKKICPRLLDYLVIIGARQPSSDSVAQTPELLRRYPLEDHVDFPLPPDVVFFCQPEGCLSVRQKRMSFRDDTSFVFTLTDKDTGVIRYGICVNFYRSFQKRVPKEKGEGTGGHRAREGQKTSKSGDASAPQEEVGTESSESGSSLQAPSTESTPDVNRSPRTKRLAKGSHRSRNSTLTSLCILSHYPFFSTFRECLYTLKRLVDCCSERLLGKKLGIPRGVQRDTMWRIFTGSLLVEEKSSVLLHDLREIEAWIYRLLRSPMPVAGQKRVDVEVLPHELQPALTFALPDPSRFTLVDFPLHLPLELLGVDACLQVLTCILLEHKVVLQSRDYNALSMSVMAFVAMIYPLEYMFPVIPLLPTCMASAEQLLLAPTPYIIGVPASFFLYKLDFKMPDDVWLIDLDTNRVIVPTNAESLPALPEPEASELKKHLKQALASMSLNTQPILNLEKFHEGQEVPLLLGRPQNDLQSTPSTEFNPLIYGNDVDSVDVATRVAMVRFFNSPNVLQGFQMHTRTLRLFPRPVVAFQANSFLASRPKQTPFADKLSRTQAVEYFGEWSLNPTNYAFQRIHNNMFDPALIGDKPKWYAHQLQPIHYRVYDSNSQLAEALNVPVEKETDSDPTDDSDSVDYDDSSSSYSSLGDFVSEMMKCDINGDTPNVDPLTHAALGDASEVEFDDFQEYSGDLDEQAMDSENSQENNQPRSSSSTTASSSPSTVIHGVNHESADSTEMEEKLVAGFSNLPSLSLQPSFPKISLDRRESDSAAGSMSSSEGAVRKREYDNPYFEPQYGFPTEDEDDEQEESYTPRFNQNLNGSRSQKLLRPNSLKLANDSDADSDSRASSPNSTVSNNSSEGFGGIMSFASSLYRNHSTSFSLSNLALPTKVGRDKNTPFPSLKGNRRALVDQKSSVIKHSPTVKRESPSPQGRTSNSSENQQFLKEVVHNVLDGQGVGWLNMKRVRRLLESEQLRVFVLSKLNRTIQSEEDARQDVIQDVEISRKVYKGMLDLLKCTVLSLEQSYANAGLGGMASVFGLLEIAHTHYYNKEPEKRKRSPTDGSITPVGKDPASSPRVDPKPAMQLPVPQLMPKAPSPAGKGPREFDTRSLKEENFIASIELWNKHQEVKKQKSLEKTRPEGVKHFDLGETDEKKSQISADSGLSLASGSQKSDFDSVPSGGPAVMVRSTSQDSEVSTVVSNSSGETLGADSDLSSNAGDGPSVENGGNLAGSRGTVSDSEIETNSATSSIFAKSHNLKQNVKDSKGVTLGRGPEDGNQRVYLYEGLLGRDKGSVWDQLEDAAMETFSMSKERSTLWDQMQFWEDAFLDAVMLEREGMGMDQGPQEMIDRYLSLGEHDRKRLEDDEDRLLATLLHNMIAYMLMIKVNKNDIRKKVRRLMGKSHIGLVHSQQINDILDKLANLNGRDLPVRPSGSRHIKKQTFVVHAGTDTTGDIFFMEVCDDCIVLRSNIGTVYERWWYEKLINMTYCPKTKVLCLWRRNGQETQLNKFYTKKCRELYYCVKDSMERAAARQQSIKPGPELGGEFPVQDMKTGEGGLLQVTLEGINLKFMHSQVFIELNHIKKCNTVRGVFVLEEFVPETKEVVSHKYKTPMAHEICYSVLCLFSYVAAIRGKEAENKSKPPRPVSS from the exons GCAGCCAAGTAGTGATAGTGTTGCTCAGACTCCTGAACTGCTGCGACGTTACCCTCTAGAAGACCATGTGGACTTCCCTCTGCCCCCTGATGTTGTGTTCTTCTGCCAGCCAGAAGGGTGCCTGAGTGTGCGGCAAAAACGTATGAGCTTCCGTGACGACACTTCCTTTGTCTTCACGCTCACGGACAAGGATACAGGTGTCATTCGCTATGGAATCTGTGTCAACTTCTACCGCTCCTTCCAGAAGCGAGTACccaaggagaagggagaaggcaCAGGGGGGCATCGAGCTCGGGAAGGACAGAAAACCTCCAAATCTGGGGATGCATCTGCACCCCAAGAGGAAGTGGGCACCGAGAGTTCGGAGAGCGGTTCTTCGCTGCAGGCTCCAAGTACAGAGTCAACCCCAGATGTGAACCGGTCACCGCGCACTAAACGTCTGGCCAAAGGCAGCCATCGCTCCCGGAACAGCACTCTGACTTCTCTGTGCATCCTTAGTCATTATCCCTTCTTTTCCACCTTTCGTGAATGTCTGTACACCCTCAAGAGACTTGTGGACTGCTGTAGTGAGAGATTGTTGGGCAAGAAGTTGGGGATTCCTCGTGGGGTGCAGAG GGATACAATGTGGCGGATTTTCACAGGCTCCCTCCTGGTGGAAGAAAAGTCTAGTGTGTTGCTACACGACCTGCGGGAGATCGAGGCCTGGATCTACCGGCTGCTCCGCTCGCCGATGCCTGTCGCTGGTCAGAAGAGGGTGGATGTGGAAGTCTTGCCACACGAGTTGCAGCCGGCTTTGACCTTTGCCCTTCCCGATCCATCCCGCTTCACCTTGGTGGATTTTCCACTACATCTGCCTTTGGAGTTGTTGGGAGTGGATGCTTGCCTACAGGTGCTGACCTGCATCCTTCTGGAGCACAAG GTTGTATTGCAGTCCCGAGATTATAATGCGCTCTCAATGTCTGTGATGGCCTTTGTGGCTATGATCTACCCGCTAGAGTACATGTTCCCAGTGATCCCTCTGCTTCCCACCTGCATGGCCTCTGCAGAACAG TTGCTTCTAGCCCCTACACCTTATATCATTGGTGTTCCAGCAAGTTTCTTCCTTTACaaactggattttaaaatgCCTGATGATGTATGGCTAATTGACCTGGATACCAATAGG GTGATTGTTCCCACAAATGCAGAATCTTTGCCAGCACTGCCAGAACCAGAAGCTTCAGAGCTGAAAAAGCATCTGAAACAG GCACTGGCCAGCATGAGTCTGAATACTCAGCCCATTCTTAATCTAGAGAAGTTCCACGAGGGGCAGGAGGTGCCACTGCTGCTGGGAAGACCACAGAATGATTTGCAATCTACTCCCTCCACAGAATTCAACCCTCTGATCTATGGAAATGATGTGGACTCTGTGGATGTGGCTACAAG gGTTGCTATGGTGAGATTCTTCAACTCACCAAATGTTTTGCAAGGTTTCCAGATGCATACTCGCACTCTTCGTCTCTTCCCACGACCAGTGGTGGCCTTCCAGGCAAATTCTTTTCTTGCCTCTAGACCAAAGCAAACACCTTTTGCAGATAAGCTTTCCAGGACACAGGCAGTAGAATACTTTGGAGAATGGTCACTCAATCCTACTAACTATGCTTTCCAAAGAATTCATAACA ACATGTTTGACCCAGCCCTGATTGGTGACAAACCGAAGTGGTACGCTCACCAGCTGCAGCCCATCCACTATCGTGTTTATGATAGCAATTCTCAGCTGGCTGAAGCGCTGAATGTCCCagtagagaaagaaacagaCTCTGATCCCACTGATGACAG TGACAGTGTCGACTATGATGACTCAAGTTCCTCATACTCCTCCCTTGGTGACTTTGTCAGTGAGATGATGAAATGTGACATTAATGGCGATACCCCAA ATGTTGACCCCCTGACTCACGCAGCCCTTGGTGATGCTAGTGAAGTGGAATTTGATGATTTTCAAGAATATTCAGGGGATCTGGATGAACAGGCCATGGACAGTGAAAACTCCCAAGAGAACAACCAGCCTCGTTCAAGTTCCAGTACTACAGCCAGTagcagccccagcactgtcATCCATGGCGTGAATCAT GAGTCAGCAGATTcaacagaaatggaagagaagcTGGTTGCTGGATTTTCAAATCTCCCTTCCTTGTCACTGCAACCAAGCTTTCCCAAGATAAGCTTGGATCGTCGTGAGAGTGACAGCGCAGCTGGCAGCATGAGCTCCTCAGAAGGGGCGGTGAGGAAGCGAGAGTATGACAACCCGTACTTTGAGCCACAGTATGGCTTTCCTACggaggatgaagatgatgagCAGGAAGAGAGCTACACCCCAAGGTTTAACCAGAATCTCAACGGAAGCAG GTCTCAGAAGTTACTCCGTCCAAACAGTTTAAAACTGGCCAATGATTCTGATGCAGATTCAGATTCCAGGGCCAGCTCCCCGAACTCTACTGTGTCCAACAACAGCAGTGAAGGTTTTGGGGGCATCATGTCTTTTGCAA GCAGTTTGTACAGAAACCACAGCACAAGCTTCAGTCTGTCCAACTTAGCCCTACCAACCAAAGTTGGGAGAGACAAGAACACTCCCTTTCCCAGCCTGAAAG GAAACAGACGAGCCCTGGTGGATCAAAAGTCTTCGGTCATTAAGCACAGCCCAACAGTGAAGAGAGAGTCTCCATCGCCTCAGGGACGAACTAGCAATTCCag TGAGAACCAGCAATTCCTGAAGGAGGTGGTACACAATGTTCTCGATGGGCAAGGTGTTGGCTGGTTGAACATGAAGAGAGTCCGACGTCTGCTGGAGAGTGAGCAGCTCCGTGTCTTTGTACTAAGCAAGCTGAATCGCACGATCCAGTCAGAAGAAGATGCTCGACAGGATGTCATACAGGATGTG GAGATCAGCCGCAAGGTTTATAAAGGTATGCTGGACTTGCTGAAGTGCACCGTGCTGAGCCTGGAGCAGTCATATGCAAATGCTGGCCTGGGAGGCATGGCCAGTGTTTTTGGCCTGCTAGAGATAGCACATACTCACTATTACAACAAAG aaccagagaaaagaaaacGAAGCCCAACGGATGGATCTATCACTCCAGTTGGCAAGGATCCTGCATCATCTCCAAGAGTGGACCCAAAACCTGCGATGCAGCTGCCTGTACCTCAGCTGATGCCAAAGGCACCGAGCCCTGCAGGCAAAGGACCAAGGGAGTTTGACACAAGGAgtctaaaggaagaaaattttattgCTTCCATTG AATTgtggaacaagcaccaggaagtgaaaaagcaaaaatctttggaaaaaacga gGCCAGAAGGTGTGAAACACTTTGATTTGGGAGAAACGGATgagaaaaaatcccaaatcagTGCAGACAGTGGCCTTAGTTTGGCCTCAGGTTCTCAG AAGAGTGATTTTGACTCTGTTCCCAGTGGAGGACCGGCAGTTATGGTCCGAAGTACAAGCCAGGATTCTGAAGTTAGCACAGTG GTTAGTAACAGTTCCGGAGAGACACTGGGAGCAGACAGTGACTTGAGTAGCAATGCCGGTGATGGACCGAGTGTGGAAAATGGTGGCAATTTGGCAGGATCCAGAGGCACTGTGTCAGACAGTGAAATTGAGACAAACTCTGCTACTAGCTCTATCTTT GCAAAGTCCCACAACCTGAAGCAGAATGTGAAGGACAGCAAAGGCGTTACCCTTGGGAGAGGTCCAGAGGATGGGAACCAACGTGTCTATCTCTATGAAGGACTGCTGG GTAGGGATAAAGGATCTGTCTGGGACCAGTTAGAGGATGCTGCAATGGAAACCTTCTCTATGA GCAAAGAGCGTTCAACTTTGTGGGACCAGATGCAGTTCTGGGAAGATGCTTTTTTGGATGCTGTGATGTTAGAGAGAGAAGGGATGGGGATGGACCAGGGACCTCAGGAGATGATTGACAG GTATCTTTCCCTGGGAGAACATGATCGAAAGCGTTTGGAGGATGATGAGGACCGCTTGTTGGCTACACTGCTGCATAATATGATTGCTTATATGCTTATGATAAAG GTGAACAAGAATGATATTAGGAAGAAGGTGCGTCGTCTGATGGGAAAATCACATATTGGATTGGTGCACAGCCAGCAAATAAATGATATTCTAGACAAGCTTGCCAATCTG aatGGACGGGACCTCCCTGTAAGACCCAGTGGCAGTCGCCACATCAAGAAGCAGACTTTTGTGGTACACGCTGGGACAGACACAACAGGAGACATATTTTTCATGGAG GTATGTGATGATTGCATTGTGCTGAGAAGCAACATTGGAACTGTGTATGAACGTTGGTGGTATGAGAAACTCATCAACATGACGTACTGTCCCAAAACAAAAGTGCTGTGCCTGTGGCGGAGGAATGGTCAGGAGACACAACTGAACAAATTCTACACAAAGAAG TGTCGGGAATTATACTACTGTGTGAAAGACAGTATGGAGCGAGCAGCAGCAAGGCAGCAAAGCATTAAACCAG